Within Kutzneria chonburiensis, the genomic segment CGTTAGCGGCAGGCGGATGGCAGACTCGGGACACCCCCCACTCCAGGAGGTGTCGTGGACCTGGCGTTCACCCTCGCCCTGCACCGTGCGGTCGACCCCGATCCGGACAACGACCTGTGCTGGTCGCCGTTCTCGGTGCTGAGCGCCCTCGGGCTGACCGCGGAGGCTGCCGAGGGCGCCAGCCGGGACGAGCTCGTCGGCTCGCTGCTCGGCGATCCGGTACTGGCCGGCGGCGGCACGACGGGTGGCGTGCGCGGCTCGGCCGGTGACCGTGCGGGTGAGCTGCGGGCGCAGGCCGCCCAGCTGGCGGCGGCGGCCGAGTTGGACGACACCGGGCACGGCGATCCGCCGGTGCTGGCCGTGTCCAACACCCTGTGGGCGGTCGAGGACCTGCCGATCCGGCGGGAGTTCGCCGACGAGCTGGCGCGCTGGCCCAACGGCTCGGTCAAGGGCGCGCCGTTCGCCGACGCGCCGGAGGACGCCAGGAAGCTGATCAACACCGACGTCGCGGAGACCACGCGCGGCCTGATCCCGGAGCTGATCCCGCCGGGCAGCATCAAGCCGATGACGGTCGCCGCCCTGGTCAACGCCCTGTACCTGAAGGTCGCCTGGCAGCACCCGTTCACCGACGGCGCCACCGCGCCGCGGCCGTTCCACGCGCCGACCGGCACGTACGAACCGCCGAGCATGCGGCAGACGCAGCGGCTGGGCTATGGCCACCGCGACGGCTGGCAGGTGGTCGTGCTGCCGGCGGCTGGTGGAGTGGACGCGGTCCTGCTGCTGCCGGACGGGCCGCTGACCGAGGCCGAGCCGGCGCTCGACGCCGCGAAGCTGGCCGATCTGCTCGACACGACGTCGTCGCAGCGGGTGCAGCTGACCATGCCGAGGATCAACGTCAGCACCCGGGCCAGCATCAAGCACCCGCTGCTGGACCTGGGCGTGCACCTGCTGTTCAAGCCCGGACAGGCCGGGCTGACCCGGCTGTGCCCCGATCCGCGCCTGTACGTGGACGACGTGCTGCACGAGTCGGTACTCAAGTTCGACGAGCAGGGACTTGAGGGCGCCGCCGCGACCGCCGTGGTCATGCGGACGATGTCCATGGCCATGCCGGCGGAACCGGTTGTGGTGGACGTGGACCGGCCGTTCCTCGTCGTCGTCCGGCACCGGCAGACCGGTGTGCCGTACTTCGTCGCCCGGGTCGTGCATCCGTAGCTGTCACACTCGCGCCGGGCTCCTCGTCCCATGGTTATGACGAGGATTCCTGTGGTGAGCAATGATCAGGCCGGCCTGCTGGTGCGCGGCGTGTACTGGTTCGCCAAGCGCCGCTACGGCGCGGTGCCCGAGCCGTACGGGGTTTTCGCCCAGCACCGAGGGCTGCTCAAGGCCGGTGCCGTGCACGAGCTCGCGGTGGAGCGGACGGCGACGACGCTGCCGGTGAGCTTGCGGCACCTGGTGCAGTACCGGGTCGCCGTGGTGCTGGGCTGCTCGTGGTGCGTCGACTTCGGGACCATGTTGCAGCGCATGCAGGGCCTGGACATCGAGCGGTTGCGGGACATCGACGACTACGAGACGTCGTCGCGCTACAGCGAGATCGAACGCAAGGCGCTGGCGTACGCCGATGCCATGACCGCCACGCCCACCACTGTCACCGATGAGCAGGTGGCGGAGTTGGACGCCGAGCTGGGGCATGTCGGGGTGATCGAGCTGACGTACCTGATCGCGCTGGAGAACCAGCGCAGCCGGATCAACCACGCGCTGGGCATCGTCGACCAGGGCTTCACCTCGGGCGAGGCGTGCCGGGTGCCGAGGGTTTGACCTAGGTGTTCTGACCCGTGAGGTTGGGAACGCGGCTGGCTGGGGGTAGGCCCTTGAGCGCGGTGTGGCCGCGGTGGTGATTGTAGGTGTGTAGCCACTGCGGCAGGGCCTGGCGGCGTTCGGTCTCGGACCGGTAGGGGCGGGCGTAGGCCCATTCGTCGAGCAGGGTGCGGTTGAACCGTTCCACTTTGCCGTTGGTCTGGGGCCGGTAGGGGCGGGTGCGTTTGTGGGTGATGTCTGCGGCGGCCAGGGTGTCGCGCCAGAGTCGTGAGCGGTAGCAGGACCCGTTGTCAGTGAGTACCCGTTTGACGGTGATTCCGTTGGTGTGGAAGAAGGTCTGCGCCCTCTGCCAGAACGCGGCGGCGGTTTCCTTGGTCTCGTCGGGCAGGATCTCGGTGTAGGCCAGACGGGAGTGATCATCGATCGCGTTGTGCAGGAATCCGTAGCCCAGCAAGGGGTTGCGGTAGGCGCTGCGGGTCGCGGTGGCGGTGCGTTGGCTGTTGCGGCCGCCGATCTGACGGCCGTGCACCCGGTGACCGCCGCCGTCGGGGATGTTGCCCAGCTTTTTGATGTCGACGTGGATCAGGTCGCCGGGAGCGTCGCGTTCGTAGCGGCGGATGGGTTGCGCGGTGGCGCGGTCCAGATGCGTCAGGCGAGCCAGGCCGTAGCGACGCAGCACCCGGTGCACCGTAGCCGGGTTCAGGCCGAGCAGGTAGGCGATGCGGGCCGGTCCCCAGCGGCGTAGTACGCGGACCTTGATGATGCGGCGTTCGGTGCGGGTAGGGGTACGGCCAGGGCTGGTGCGAGGACGGGAGGACCGGTCGACCATGCCAGCGGCACCGAGTTGGCGGTAGCGCCGCGCCCAGCGTTGAGCGGTGCTGACCGAGACCTGGAACCGGTCGGCCGCTGGTCGCAGTGGCCAACCGTCGTCCACGACGCAGCGGGCCAGCCGCAGCCTGCCCAGCTCGGTCAAGGGTGCGTTACGGTGGGGCATGAGGGCCTCCGGGAGCTCGGTGTAGACGTCGCAATCCACACCGAACCTGGAGGCCTTCCCTCATTTCAAGATCATCGGTTCACGTGTCTGCCCGTTCGCAACCTCCCAAGGCAGTACACCTAGGCCAACTCCAGGTGGGTGAGCTTGTCGGGATTGGCGATGTCGTAGACCGCCGCGATCTGGCCGTCGCGGAAAGCGAACGTGCTGACGCGGGCGGCGGGGCCGTGGCCGGCCGACAGCACCAGGCCCAGATCGCCGTTGACCAGTTCGAGGCGGAAGGCGGCAAGCGCTTGCGGGCCGTACATGGTGCGCAGG encodes:
- a CDS encoding serpin family protein, which encodes MDLAFTLALHRAVDPDPDNDLCWSPFSVLSALGLTAEAAEGASRDELVGSLLGDPVLAGGGTTGGVRGSAGDRAGELRAQAAQLAAAAELDDTGHGDPPVLAVSNTLWAVEDLPIRREFADELARWPNGSVKGAPFADAPEDARKLINTDVAETTRGLIPELIPPGSIKPMTVAALVNALYLKVAWQHPFTDGATAPRPFHAPTGTYEPPSMRQTQRLGYGHRDGWQVVVLPAAGGVDAVLLLPDGPLTEAEPALDAAKLADLLDTTSSQRVQLTMPRINVSTRASIKHPLLDLGVHLLFKPGQAGLTRLCPDPRLYVDDVLHESVLKFDEQGLEGAAATAVVMRTMSMAMPAEPVVVDVDRPFLVVVRHRQTGVPYFVARVVHP
- a CDS encoding carboxymuconolactone decarboxylase family protein; the protein is MTRIPVVSNDQAGLLVRGVYWFAKRRYGAVPEPYGVFAQHRGLLKAGAVHELAVERTATTLPVSLRHLVQYRVAVVLGCSWCVDFGTMLQRMQGLDIERLRDIDDYETSSRYSEIERKALAYADAMTATPTTVTDEQVAELDAELGHVGVIELTYLIALENQRSRINHALGIVDQGFTSGEACRVPRV
- a CDS encoding IS481 family transposase — protein: MPHRNAPLTELGRLRLARCVVDDGWPLRPAADRFQVSVSTAQRWARRYRQLGAAGMVDRSSRPRTSPGRTPTRTERRIIKVRVLRRWGPARIAYLLGLNPATVHRVLRRYGLARLTHLDRATAQPIRRYERDAPGDLIHVDIKKLGNIPDGGGHRVHGRQIGGRNSQRTATATRSAYRNPLLGYGFLHNAIDDHSRLAYTEILPDETKETAAAFWQRAQTFFHTNGITVKRVLTDNGSCYRSRLWRDTLAAADITHKRTRPYRPQTNGKVERFNRTLLDEWAYARPYRSETERRQALPQWLHTYNHHRGHTALKGLPPASRVPNLTGQNT